GAGATGTGAGATGTGAGATGTGAGATGTGAGATGTGAGATGTGAGATGTGAGATGACGCGCAAGGCAACGGGGCCAGTCCCCCTTGATGAAGGGGACTGGCCCCGTTGCCGGTGCACAAAAAAGGCGGTTCACCCCGAGGGCGAACCGCCTTTTTCAGTTTCAGCTGCCGGTTGCGTCAGCCGGCCTTGACCACCGCTCCGGAACGGATGCAGCGGGTACAGACCTTGATCGCCCGGACCTGACCGTTCCGCAGGGCCCTGACCTTCTGCAGATTCGGATTCCAGACTTTACGGGTTTTGTTATGTGCATGACTGACATTGTTGCCGGTCGTCGGTTTTTTTCCGCAGATTTCACATACCTTGGCCATCGATCGATACCTCCTCAAGATTCAGAACGCAATTTTCTAGCATGCTTCGGAAAAGAATGCAAGGGACTTTTTCAACTCACAGGACGGCTATGGTCCTTTTTTCTTCATGCCGGTCAAGGTCAGGGCGACCAGGGCTTCGCCAAGCAGCCCGAGAGCGGGATAGAGCTGTTCGGCACAGGCCTGGTAGAGAGCCCTGGCGGGCCGGAGCGCCCCGCGCTCGCCGCATGGACCGGAGGATGCGGGGGCCTGGCCGTTCTGCAGCCGGTTGAATGCGGGCTGATCTCCGGGGAACAGACAACTCAGTTCGACCGCCAGGTCCGTTGCCGGATCGATCTCCGCCGGGCAACGCAGGTAGATTTCCGGCCGGTTCTGGTTGCGTCCCAGGGCAAGTTGAAACGCTGCCGCCGGAGAATGGATCAACAATCGCGGCGCCAGCAGCTTCGATGGTTGCGTAGTTGGTCTCTGCAACTCCCATAGTGCCGGACCGCCCTGTGACTCCGGCCAACCCGGGACCGGGGGAGTCGGTCGGGCCGCCAGCAGCAGTCGATCGCAGGAGACCGTTTCCGCGCCGAGGTGACATTGGACAGTTCCCGAACGGAGGGAATTCAGACCGCTGAGCTGCTCCAGGGGGCGCCGGGTCGCACCGGTATCGGCCAGGCGCTGTTCGAGCAGTTTGTCGAGAACAGCGCCGGCCACGGACTGCCGGCCGAGCAGTTGGTCCCAGGCCAGAGCGGCTTCGGCCAGGCTCAGGTTGGTGGCTGGAATCAGGCAGACAGCGGCCAGCAGGGAGCGGCACAGCTGACGGCCTTCGGCACAGATCGGTTGCCGGGCGCACCAGTCGGCAAAGGACTGGCGCAGAAGACCGCCAGGCAGCCCCTTGCGGCGGCATGCCAGGGGCCAGCGAACCTTGTGACGAAGGTTGAAGACGGGGCTGCCGCCGATTTCGCGCAGGGTGTGTTGCAGCGTCTGCCCCCAGCGCTGCAGCTGGT
The genomic region above belongs to Geothermobacter hydrogeniphilus and contains:
- the rpmB gene encoding 50S ribosomal protein L28 — protein: MAKVCEICGKKPTTGNNVSHAHNKTRKVWNPNLQKVRALRNGQVRAIKVCTRCIRSGAVVKAG